The proteins below are encoded in one region of Drosophila santomea strain STO CAGO 1482 chromosome 3R, Prin_Dsan_1.1, whole genome shotgun sequence:
- the LOC120454145 gene encoding glycine-rich cell wall structural protein, with amino-acid sequence MRIIPTPLLLLLGVCFLINLDETAAGKVKLLAFKGPHAGFVGLKVRTPKLLGLKSGLVGGAAGFGLGAAVGAKLGAGLAGLGSHVGGLGGGLGGGYGGGFGGGYGGGYGGGYGGGYGGGYGRSSGYEHHEYHESHHSEGSSYGGGGGQWKK; translated from the exons ATGCGAATAATT cCTACACCTTTATTACTTTTACTGGGAGTTTGTTTCCTCATCAACCTTGATGAAACTGCTGCTGGAAAAGTTAAATTACTAGCCTTTAAGGGACCTCATGCCGGCTTTGTGGGTCTCAAGGTTCGCACTCCCAAGCTTCTGGGCCTAAAAAGCGGATTGGTGGGTGGAGCAGCTGGATTTGGACTCGGTGCGGCTGTGGGCGCTAAGTTGGGCGCTGGATTAGCTGGATTAGGAAGCCATGTTGGGGGTCTGGGTGGCGGTCTTGGAGGAGGATATGGCGGAGGATTCGGCGGAGGATACGGCGGAGGATACGGTGGAGGTTACGGTGGAGGATATGGCGGTGGATACGGAAGGAGCAGCGGCTATGAACACCATGAGTACCACGAAAGCCATCACAGTGAAGGATCCAGTTACGGTGGTGGAGGTGGCCAGTGGAAAAAATAG
- the LOC120452859 gene encoding attacin-A — MECQATGNSKTGEATAQCGLRVGDDLASARAGVFASTSSAGGPVTKGVYGAVNANGHALSLQHGHIEGMGSTTTAAAQANLFQSNNAALNATAFHSHSRSHDQFGGGFNLQTGAGHQAAVGVTRVPQFGMTAVHASGTANLYTSPSGNLNLNATGSAHHHLRGPMRGKSDFGTGVNLRYNF, encoded by the exons ATGGAGTGCCAAGCTACAGGAAACTCAAAAACCGGAGAGGCAACCGCCCAGTGCGGATTGAGGGTCGGGGATGATCTTGCCAGTGCTCGGGCCGGAGTATTCGCCTCCACTTCAAGCGCTGGTGGTCCAGTCACCAAGGGAGTTTATGGAGCGGTCAACGC CAATGGCCATGCTCTATCGCTGCAGCATGGCCACATCGAGGGCATGGGCAGCACAACCACTGCCGCAGCCCAAGCCAATCTCTTCCAGAGCAACAACGCCGCCTTGAATGCCACTGCTTTCCACAGTCATAGTCGATCACATGATCAGTTTGGTGgtggattcaatttgcaaaCTGGAGCGGGTCACCAGGCGGCAGTGGGGGTCACTAGGGTGCCGCAGTTCGGTATGACCGCCGTCCATGCTTCTGGCACTGCAAACCTGTATACCTCTCCAAGTGGAAACCTCAACCTCAACGCCACCGGAAGTGCCCATCACCACTTGAGGGGACCGATGCGGGGAAAGTCCGATTTCGGCACCGGAGTTAACTTGAGatataatttttga
- the LOC120452791 gene encoding pupal cuticle protein Edg-91: MALVRVSCMLALLLIAGQGQAAPVKAQGRTLGLLGGGFGGSVGLSAGIGVGGGLYSGFGGGGYPSGYPGGYGGGYSGYPGYGSGGFGGGYYPGGGYSGFGHRPHHHGGYYPGGGSYYNQGGSYGGHYSQSQYSNGYYGGGGYGGGGYGGNGFFGK; the protein is encoded by the exons ATGGCTCTGGTTCGTGTGAGTTGC ATGCTGGCCCTTTTGCTGATTGCCGGCCAAGGCCAGGCGGCGCCCGTCAAGGCCCAAGGTCGCACCTTGGGCCTTCTGGGCGGTGGATTTGGCGGCAGTGTGGGCCTTAGTGCCGGCATcggagtgggtggtggccTGTATAGCGGATTCGGAGGCGGTGGCTATCCCAGTGGCTACCCAGGCGGCTATGGTGGTGGCTACTCAGGCTACCCCGGATACGGCAGCGGTGGCTTCGGAGGCGGCTACTATCCAGGAGGAGGTTACTCCGGTTTCGGACACAGGCCTCACCACCACGGAGGATACTACCCGGGCGGTGGATCTTACTACAATCAGGGCGGATCCTATGGCGGCCATTATAGTCAGTCGCAGTACTCCAATGGATATTACGGAGGCGGTGGTTATGGAGGCGGTGGCTATGGAGGCAATGGCTTCTTTGGAAAGTAA
- the LOC120454039 gene encoding uncharacterized protein LOC120454039 encodes MDFTYCEFPSTVSIDTFKAYFNLTDVKLPKVGDKSVDTIQIPSEDQEGQTNQAKSLRHLVLDAIVENWSELPLYRQLGRREDRNYLLSHLDTQLPLQLLSAHIHEDFFWQRCFGQRWRSASLQVRGRERPWINIYMERHVQEFIENMPTCDYEQEGNVQVVLDICAAYINQLDISFLQPAPPTTNANDHIPLDYLLSNLPDLRQLRLSYSTKTVGCNYQMGCNQLTVRDTLHLTKGLSQCHELRKFCLHNTKLMPYQLRFLAHSLDKGCHHLTEMSLLHCAVGDAGIRCFLETCGKESFGTLTVLDLTNNKITEEGAYILSRTLRHVPLKKLVLRLNPIQSDGAAAIFNTLQVMPIKELDLGTCGITETITKLFMMLICQHTTLLEIDLSNNSLGEDFGKHLIKIIGCNKVLERLDLRNTGLSLDMRRKFQDFMIKNVDRKKHEAFKQKQRDKFKAMMQL; translated from the exons atggaTTTCACGTACTGCGAGTTCCCCAGCACCGTTTCCATTGATACCTTCAAGGCCTATTTCAATCTCACCGATGTCAAGTTGCCCAAAGTCGGCGATAAATCAGTCGACACCATCCAGATCCCCAGCGAAGACCAGGAGGGCCAGACCAATCAAGCGAAAAGTCTGCGACATCTTGTACTCGATGCCATCGTCGAGAATTGGAGTG AGTTGCCGCTGTACCGGCAGCTGGGACGTCGCGAGGACCGCAACTACCTCCTTAGCCATCTGGACACGCAGCTGCCACTGCAGCTGCTCAGCGCCCACATCCACGAGGACTTCTTCTGGCAGCGCTGCTTCGGCCAGCGCTGGAGGAGCGCCTCACTTCAGGTGCGGGGCAGGGAGCGGCCCTGGATCAACATCTACATGGAGCGACATGTGCAGGAGTTTATTGAAAACATGCCGACGTGTGATTACGAGCAGGAGGGCAACGTTCAGGTCGTCCTGGACATCTGTGCGGCGTACATAAATCAGTTGGATATAAGTTTCCTTCAGCCCGCCCCGCCCACAACAAATGCGAATG ATCACATTCCGCTTGATTACCTACTGAGCAATCTGCCGGATTTACGCCAACTGCGACTGAGTTACAGCACCAAGACGGTGGGTTGCAATTACCAAATGGGCTGCAACCAACTGACTGTCAGGGACACTCTACACTTGACCAAGGGACTCAGTCAGTGCCACGAGTTGCGGAAGTTCTG CCTGCACAACACGAAGTTAATGCCATATCAGTTACGATTCCTGGCTCACAGTTTGGATAAAGGATGTCACCATCTGACCGAGATGTCCTTGCTGCACTGTGCAGTAGGCGATGCGGGAATTCGCTGCTTCTTGGAGACGTGTGGCAAGGAGTCCTTTGGCACTCTTACCGTCCTCGACCTGACCAACAACAAGATCA CTGAGGAAGGGGCTTACATTCTTAGTCGCACCCTGCGGCACGTTCCACTCAAGAAACTGGTGCTTCGTCTAAATCCCATCCAAAGTGACGGAGCGGCGGCCATCTTCAACACCCTTCAGGTCATGCCCATCAAGGAGCTGGACCTGGGAACTTGTGGTATTACAGAAACGATAACCAAACTGTTCATGATGCTGATTTGCCAACACACAACCCTGCTGGAAATAGATCTGTCGAATAATTCTTTGGGAGAGGACTTCGGCAAGCACTTGATCAAGATAATTGGCTGCAACAAGGTTCTTGAGAGGTTGGACCTTCGGAATACAGGTCTATCGCTAGATATGCGCAGGAAATTTCAAGATTTCATGATCAAAAATGTGGATCGTAAGAAGCACGAGGCCTTTAAGCAGAAGCAACGAGATAAGTTTAAGGCCATGATGCAGCTATAA
- the LOC120452747 gene encoding uncharacterized protein LOC120452747 has protein sequence MKLFLLLLLGALGYSLAYPHTYSYEYPRRRAYSTSYSGNSYSSLASRKARDESTTNKSDKENAKFAGASNQELDESGDERTLLLKKKLKRLARPYLGGYAGYGGYGGYGGYGGYGGGPCSPFGRDAKGGQSQKEQGRFLFDVNVVKVYPGGCRGYGGGGLGGGLFSDPLPPVQPIPVPVRPYAPFATWLSLFAPGILNSAVVPGVPVRDPLRDPVRPAGDAQSDPEVDPNYAAPPPVRRPVPNRVYYDSAGAPPVTPAQLVGGVATTVNGIIQQLTGQVQPVYQTGGYRSGDQRSSYG, from the exons ATGAAACTGTTCCTTCTACTCCTTCTGGGAGCCTTGGGCTATTCGTTGGCCTATCCGCACACCTATAGTTACGAGTATCCCCGCCGGAGGGCCTACTCCACATCGTATTCCGGGAATTCGTATAGCTCCTTGGCCAGTCGGAAGGCCAGGGACGAAAGTACCACCAACAAATCGGACAAGGAGAATGCCAAGTTTGCAGGTGCTTCCAATCAGGAGTTGGATGAATCCGGTGACGAACGCACACTGCTACTTAAAAAGAAGCTCAAGAGGTTGGCCAGGCCCTACCTGGGAGGTTATGCCGGATATGGTGGATACGGAGGATACGGCGGATATGGAGGATACGGCGGCGGCCCCTGCTCCCCGTTTGGTCGCGATGCTAAAGGTGGTCAGAGTCAGAAGGAACAGGGTCGCTTTCTTTTCGACGTGAATGTGGTCAAAGTCTACCCCGGAGGATGTCGCGGCTACGGAGGAGGTGGATTAGGCGGAGGTCTTTTCTCAGATCCTCTGCCCCCTGTACAACCCATTCCAGTGCCAGTGCGTCCGTACGCTCCATTTGCCACCTGGCTGTCGCTCTTCGCTCCGGGAATTCTGAACTCTGCAGTGGTGCCAGGTGTTCCTGTCAGGGATCCCCTGAGAGATCCAGTTCGCCCTGCTGGAGATGCGCAGAGCGACCCTGAAGTGGATCCCAACTATGCGGCACCTCCGCCAGTGAGGCGACCTGTTCCGAATCGTGTGTACTACGATTCTGCGGGAGCG CCTCCTGTGACACCTGCCCAACTAGTCGGAGGCGTGGCCACCACAGTAAACGGAATCATTCAGCAGTTGACGGGTCAGGTGCAGCCAGTTTACCAAACTGGAGGCTATCGGTCAGGGGATCAGAGAAGCAGCTACGGATAA
- the LOC120454359 gene encoding protein FAM98B, with protein sequence MRQNKITILGLTLLLCLGLAHSHGFGGKFGRGYAPVYNNFVPYPVAQPIPVAQPVPVPVAIPQPIPVPVPQPVVIPIKHGWKGGLGLGGFGGGYGGGFGGYQNFASASSFSSASSFGGGYGGLGGGIFRRR encoded by the exons ATGAGGCAAAACAAG ATAACGATTTTGGGTCTGACCCTACTGCTTTGCTTGGGGCTTGCACACTCCCATGGTTTTGGTGGAAAGTTCGGACGAGGTTACGCCCCTGTCTACAACAACTTTGTTCCATATCCAGTTGCCCAACCGATCCCAGTGGCCCAGCCTGTTCCAGTTCCCGTGGCTATTCCTCAACCAATTCCAGTCCCAGTCCCGCAACCAGTGGTTATTCCCATCAAACACGGATGGAAGGGCGGTCTAGGTCTAGGTGGATTTGGAGGAGGTTATGGCGGCGGTTTCGGAGGCTACCAGAACTTTGCCTCTGCCTCCTCATTTAGCTCTGCCAGTTCGTTTGGCGGTGGCTATGGAGGCTTAGGCGGTGGTATCTTTAGAAGGCGCTAG
- the LOC120453994 gene encoding uncharacterized protein LOC120453994 yields the protein MCVLQIVFLLILVNSNGSQKTEMDVDEDGDPDQLGPEPIDGRSFFFLGTLFRRWRNRWMAYHNPDPIFAGPAYPISGYYNCPVYGCNPAAIGPQPGYYATPAGFYTMPLNQQQAQGNSNVYIYQSDQNSASAGNPIGYGYLSGTSAIRPAPPFPPPATGMPPPSSVGTGTATAGVYSGPGAGPGQRPGPFPIPLPQLG from the coding sequence ATGTGTGTGCTCCAGATAGTATTTTTGCTGATCCTGGTCAATAGCAACGGATCTCAGAAAACCGAAATGGACGTGGATGAGGATGGAGACCCAGATCAGTTAGGACCAGAACCCATCGACGGACGATCGTTTTTCTTTCTGGGAACCTTGTTTCGGCGCTGGCGTAACCGTTGGATGGCCTATCACAATCCGGACCCTATTTTCGCCGGCCCCGCTTATCCCATATCTGGTTATTACAATTGCCCCGTATATGGCTGCAACCCGGCGGCTATTGGTCCACAACCAGGTTACTACGCTACACCCGCTGGGTTTTACACCATGCCTCTGAATCAGCAGCAGGCTCAGGGAAACAGCAATGTCTATATCTATCAGAGTGATCAAAATTCTGCATCGGCTGGAAATCCCATTGGATATGGGTATCTCAGTGGGACATCGGCAATAAGACCAGCTCCGCCTTTTCCTCCACCAGCAACTGGTATGCCACCGCCTTCATCCGTTGGTACGGGAACGGCCACCGCAGGTGTATATTCTGGACCAGGAGCAGGACCTGGACAACGGCCAGGACCGTTTCCAATACCCCTACCTCAGCTGGGATGA
- the LOC120454033 gene encoding acanthoscurrin-1, with protein MVKISCSLVVLLSLCACSYAQYEYPQQRPSPETGAQPTGGQVDNRILGNLLGGGGGLLGGGGGGGVLFGNLLGGLLGGNRPQPQPYPVPVPAYGGGFGGGYPIGGGGYTGGLPGGYPGGFGGGFGGGYGNPYGGYYG; from the exons ATGGTCAAGATTAGCTGTTCG CTGGTAGTGCTCCTTTCGCTTTGCGCTTGTTCATACGCTCAATATGAATATCCGCAGCAGCGGCCTTCGCCCGAAACTGGAGCTCAGCCTACTGGAGGCCAAGTAGACAATCGCATTCTTGGAAATCTCCtcggtggaggaggaggactccttggaggaggcggtggcggtggagtACTATTCGGCAATTTGTTAGGCGGCCTTTTGGGTGGCAATCGTCCGCAACCCCAGCCCTACCCAGTGCCAGTTCCCGCATATGGGGGCGGATTCGGCGGTGGATACCCAATTGGAGGAGGCGGATATACGGGCGGTCTTCCTGGTGGTTATCCAGGTGGCTTTGGCGGAGGCTTCGGTGGCGGCTATGGCAATCCATACGGTGGATATTATGGCTAA
- the LOC120453578 gene encoding neuropeptide-like protein 30 — protein sequence MKFLSLSFLLCCLVAGALSAPQFGYGFAPYGGYGGYGGFGGSYASASAAASSSAGGYQGFGYPGYGGYGGYGGGYQQQYNQFSNYNNYGSSGYYGGYPFGR from the exons ATGAAG TTCCTCTCATTGTCTTTCCTGTTGTGCTGCCTGGTAGCCGGAGCCTTGAGTGCCCCCCAATTTGGATATGGATTCGCACCATATGGAGGATACGGAGGATATGGAGGATTTGGGGGAAGCTATGCCTCAGCCAGTGCCGCAGCGAGCAGCAGTGCGGGAGGATATCAAGGATTCGGATACCCAGGATATGGGGGATACGGAGGATACGGTGGAGGCTATCAGCAGCAGTACAACCAGttcagcaactacaacaactacGGATCTTCTGGCTACTACGGCGGTTACCCATTCGGTAGATGA